Below is a genomic region from Streptomyces roseoviridis.
CTCGGGCGGGCAGCCCGTGGCGTCGCTGAGGATCCGGCGCAGCGCGATGTGCGCCGACAGGTACTGCACCCGGTCCCGGGGCCGTACGAACAGCTCCGCCCGCCGCAGCTCCGCGGCGTCCAGCTCGCGCACCGCGAGCCGGGCCGCCGCCGGGCTGTCCGCCGACGGCGGGCGCAGCAGCCACAGCGAGAGGCGTGGCCGCTCGCCCGGGACCGTGATCAGCGGCTGCCCGGCCGCGCGCGGCCCGGACGCGCCGGCCGGGGACGGACGCGGTCCGGACTCACGGGGTGGACCGCCGGGTTCAGCGCCGGGCCTCGGCATGGGCCTTGGCGTGGCCCAGCGTGGCCTTGCTGTTGGTGCTGAGCGCGGTGTGCACGTACTCCCGGGCGTCGGCGACGGTGGCGTCCGCGCCGAGGATGCGGGCGATGTTCTCGGTGTTGATGGTCACCGTGTGCTGCGAGGACGCCGTGACGCCGGTGGCGGTCTCGGTGAACGTCCAGTAGCCGGTGTGCAGGGTCATCAGCGCCGGCAGCGTCACCTGCTTGTAGGCGATCTTGTGGTGCGGGAAGGTCACCCGGTACGACTTCGTGGTGTGCACGGAGCCGTCCTTGGCGCGGGTGTCCATCTCCAGCGTCTGCAGGCCCGGGGAGTCCTCGTCGAGGCGGACGGTGGCCACGTGCGGAAGCCGCTCGGACCAGAGGTTCGCCTCGTTGATGAAGTCGTAGACGTCCTTGGCGGAGCCGGCGATCTCCACGGAGTCCTCGAAGGAGAACGTCAGCTCGGCCTCGGTCTCGGCGTGGACGCGCTCGACGTTCTCGCGCAGTGCGGCCAGCTCGGAGCGCGAGTTGCGGTCGACGGCCTCGTCGATCCACTTCAGGCTCTCCGGGTCGTCGTCGATCGCCCGGTAGTCGTGCAGCAGCCGGATCCGCGACTCGGTCGCGGAGACCGGCTCGATGATCCAGGTGCCGCCCATGGCCGCCACCGGCGGGGTGGGGATCTCCTGGCGGAAGGTGATCCGCAGGTTCTCCGGGTCCAGGGTGCGGTGGGACGTCCAGTTCTTCGGCTCGCCGTTGGCGGTGGCCCAGATCTGGATGCGCTCCTCGCGCTCGCCGCGCTCCACGTGCTCGACGTGGATGGTGGGCGGGAAGATCCGCGGCCAGTTCTCCACCTCGGCGATGAGCCGGAACACCGTCTCGGCCGGCGCGGCCGCGGTGATCTCGTGCTCGACCTCACGGATGGTCATGGTCAGCTCTCCTTGGGGCTCTAGAAGTTGCCGAGTCCGCCGCAGACGTTCAGCGCCTGCGCGGTGATGGACGCCGCCGTGTCGGAGGCGAGGTAGCCGACCAGACCCGCGACCTCCTCCGGCGTCGAGTAGCGGCCGAGCGGGATCTTGGCCTGGAACTTCTCGAGGATGGCGTCCTCGGTGGTGTCGTAGGCGGCGGCGTAGCCCTGGCGCACGCGCTGGGCCATCGGCGTCTCCACGTAGCCGGGGCAGACCGCGTTCACGGTGATGCCGGTGGGCGCGAGCTCGTTGCCCAGCGCCTTGGTGAAGCCGACGACGCCGTGCTTGGACGCCGAGTACGGGGCGCCCAGGACGACGCCCTGCTTGCCGGCGGTGGAGGCGATGTTGATGATCCGGCCGCGGTCCTTGTGGCGCATGCCGCCGGTGTTGAGCACCTCGCGGGTCAGCCGGAAGACGCTGTTGAGGTTGGTGTCGATGACGTCGTCCCACAGTTCGTCGGCGATGTCGGCGGTGACACCGCCGCCGCTGCGGCCGGCGTTGTTGACGAGCACGTCGACGGTGCCGAAGGTGTCGACGGCGGCCTGCACGAAGTCCCGCACGCTGTCGGAGGACCGGACGTCCAGGGTGGTGCCGTCCACCTCCAGGCCCTCGGCCTGGAGCTCCTTGACGGTGGCGGCGACGTTGTCGGCGCTGCGGGCGCCGATGAAGACCCGGTGGCCCTGCTCGGCCAGGAGCCGGGCGGCGGCCAGGCCGATGCCGCTGGTCGCTCCGGTGACCAGGGCGACCCGCTTGTGCTGATCTGACATGGGTGGCGTCTCCAGTGGGAGGGAAAAGGGCCCGCCGGGCGGTGCGAGGAGGCACCGCCCGGCGGCGAGTGGGCGTGGGGGGTGTGGGGGGTGTCGCGCGGAGGGGGGACGGGGACGGCGGGGCGGCCCCGGAGCGGTCAGACCAGGGCGGCGAGGCCGCTGTTGACCGCGTCGATCAGCATGCGCGGGGTGTTCGCGATGCTCAGGATGTCCTCGTCGAGGGAGATGCCGTACTCGCGCTCTATGCGGCCGCCGGTCTCCAGGAGGGCCAGCGACTCGTAGCCCAGCTCCTCGAAGTCGGTGTCGAGGATGTCACCGTCGAGGTTGTACGAGTCGTCGGCGCCCGCCGCCTCGATCAGGATGCGGCGGAGGTCGTCGAAGGTGAAAGCCTGCTCGGCCATGGTGGTTCCTTTCCGGGTCGTGCCCGTTCGGCGTGATGGCGGTACGGGGCGGTGTGCGGGTGTCAGTCGGCGGAGCGCACGACGAGCGCGGAGTTGAAGCCGCCCAGGCCGCGGGCGAGCACCAGCGCGGTGCGCACCTCGTGCGTCCGCGGGTGGCCGACGACCAGGTCGAGGCCGTAGGCGTCGGACGGCCGGGTGTTCATGGTCGGCGGGATCAGGCCCTCCTCCATCGCGAGGAAGACCGTCGCCAGGTCCAGCGCGCCGGCGGCCGAGTACAGGGCACCGGTCGTCGTCTTGGGGACGGTGACGGGCACCTGCTCGCGGCCGAAGACCGCGTTCAGCGCCTCGGCCTCCACGCGGTCGAGCTCGGGGACGGCCGCGCCGTCCGCGAAGACCACGTCCACGTCACGGGCGCTCACCCCGGCGTCGGCCAGCGCGGTCTCGATCGCCTGGCGCAGGGCCGGCGGCCGGCCGCTGCCCGGCTTCGGGTCGAAGGTCGCGCCGTAGCCGGCGATCTCCCCGTACACCTTGGCGCCGCGCGCCCGGGCGACGTCCTCGCGCTCCATGATGAGGATGGCGCCGCCCTCGCCCGGGACGTGGCCCGAGGCCCGCTCGTCGAAGGGCAGGAAGGCGGCCGCCGGGTCGTCCTGCGTGGTGACCCGGCCGCTGGTCAGCTGCGCCACCCAGCCCCACGGGCACAGGGACGCGTCGACCGAGCCGGTGACGACCAGCGGGGTGCCCTTGCGGACCTGGCGGCGGGCCTGCGCGACGGAGTCCAGACCGCCGGCCTGCTCGCTGACGACGACGCCGCTCGGGCCCTTCATGCCGTGCCGGATGGAGATCTGGCCGCTGTTGACGGCGTAGAACCAGGCGAACGACTGGTACGCGGACACGTACTCGCTGCCCTGGCTCCACAGCCGCTCCAGCTCGCGCTGGCCGA
It encodes:
- a CDS encoding aromatase/cyclase is translated as MTIREVEHEITAAAPAETVFRLIAEVENWPRIFPPTIHVEHVERGEREERIQIWATANGEPKNWTSHRTLDPENLRITFRQEIPTPPVAAMGGTWIIEPVSATESRIRLLHDYRAIDDDPESLKWIDEAVDRNSRSELAALRENVERVHAETEAELTFSFEDSVEIAGSAKDVYDFINEANLWSERLPHVATVRLDEDSPGLQTLEMDTRAKDGSVHTTKSYRVTFPHHKIAYKQVTLPALMTLHTGYWTFTETATGVTASSQHTVTINTENIARILGADATVADAREYVHTALSTNSKATLGHAKAHAEARR
- the fabG gene encoding 3-oxoacyl-ACP reductase FabG, with the protein product MSDQHKRVALVTGATSGIGLAAARLLAEQGHRVFIGARSADNVAATVKELQAEGLEVDGTTLDVRSSDSVRDFVQAAVDTFGTVDVLVNNAGRSGGGVTADIADELWDDVIDTNLNSVFRLTREVLNTGGMRHKDRGRIINIASTAGKQGVVLGAPYSASKHGVVGFTKALGNELAPTGITVNAVCPGYVETPMAQRVRQGYAAAYDTTEDAILEKFQAKIPLGRYSTPEEVAGLVGYLASDTAASITAQALNVCGGLGNF
- a CDS encoding acyl carrier protein encodes the protein MAEQAFTFDDLRRILIEAAGADDSYNLDGDILDTDFEELGYESLALLETGGRIEREYGISLDEDILSIANTPRMLIDAVNSGLAALV
- a CDS encoding ketosynthase chain-length factor; this encodes MSASVVVTGLGVVAPNGLGAEEYWQAARVGKSGIGRITRFDPSQYPARLAGEIHGFEASEHLPSKLLPQTDRMTRLALVAADWALEDAGVNPKELPAFDMGVVTSSASGGFEFGQRELERLWSQGSEYVSAYQSFAWFYAVNSGQISIRHGMKGPSGVVVSEQAGGLDSVAQARRQVRKGTPLVVTGSVDASLCPWGWVAQLTSGRVTTQDDPAAAFLPFDERASGHVPGEGGAILIMEREDVARARGAKVYGEIAGYGATFDPKPGSGRPPALRQAIETALADAGVSARDVDVVFADGAAVPELDRVEAEALNAVFGREQVPVTVPKTTTGALYSAAGALDLATVFLAMEEGLIPPTMNTRPSDAYGLDLVVGHPRTHEVRTALVLARGLGGFNSALVVRSAD